From Hydractinia symbiolongicarpus strain clone_291-10 chromosome 11, HSymV2.1, whole genome shotgun sequence, the proteins below share one genomic window:
- the LOC130613381 gene encoding uncharacterized protein LOC130613381 produces the protein MTFDGNLREHWKKWKQELEFYLVATEKDSKSMKVKSSILLTCIGPQGREIYNTFSFNDDEEAMDFDLIINKFNEYFLPKRNITLLRHKFFTYKQKEGQSFAEFVIQLKKLSKDCEFNDLRESLMRDVIIVGVSDDRLRERMLREPDLNLDKALQLGNSAEQTKSMSKN, from the coding sequence ATGACCTTTGATGGGAACTTGAGGGAACACtggaagaaatggaaacaagaACTGGAATTCTATCTAGTGGCTACAGAAAAGgatagcaagtcaatgaaagttAAGTCAAGTATTTTGTTAACATGCATAGGTCCACAAGGAAGAGAAATTTATAACACATTTTCATTTAACGATGATGAAGAGgctatggactttgacctaattataaataaatttaatgaaTACTTCTTGCCAAAAAGGAATATTACTCTATTAAGACACAAGTTCTTCACATACAAACAGAAAGAAGGACAATCATTTGCTGAATTTGTTATACAACTCAAAAAACTCTCAAAAGATTGTGAATTTAATGACTTAAGAGAATCCCTAATGAGAGATGTTATAATTGTAGGTGTAAGTGATGATCGACTAAGAGAGAGAATGTTGAGAGAACCTGACCTAAACCTAGACAAGGCTTTGCAACTAGGGAACTCTGCTGAACAAACAAAATCCATGTCAAAGAACTGA